The sequence GACAAACAAAAGCTCCGCCGGCGGGCAACGGCTGCAAAGCCAAGCGATTTTCCCCGCGAATTGCGTCGGATTCTCCGCCACCAAATCGCAGAGCTCCACCAACGAATCCATCACCCCCAAATCCAATCCGTACTTGTCAAAATTCTCCGAATTCCAACAAACTTGTTATTGATTGGAGAATGCATGTAACGCGAAAATGCTTGTCAACTTTTGATGAATTGGCGACGTAGATTCTGcttctgctgctgctgctgctgctgctcttCGTCCTCGCCCTGAGCGTTGTTGTTCTTGAGGGCACACGCATTACCCGCCTCCGCCTTTTCAGATCTTTTGTTCTTTGTGagttagtttctttttttaaatgcaGAAAAAAATGGAATTCCTGCGTTAATTATTGAGATTATCAGCAGGGAATTAACGGTTAGCTTTTGGAGTTATACAATTCATGGTATTATTTGTCCGTTTATTCCAAGAATAAGGGAGGAGGTGGTTAAAAGTGATTCTTCTTGTTTGGAAACTATACACAAATTCCATATTTGCTCCCTTCATTTCCGAATATTCTTCTTCAGCCCCAAACGTTATTACCAAAACATCGAGTACCAAAATTAAAGCTCCCTCCCTTCATAATCAAAAGGTTGTGAGTTTGAATCCTATAATTATAAGTGTACgtctacttttataataatttgctattttctgTATTGCTTGAATGTGTTTGCTTTATTTGAATTACTAATGTATTGAATTAGTGTTTAGATATATACGTATCAAATGATATAAtgtaacaaataataattttataaattaactatttacATGTTcatgttttaaatttaatttgaaaaatattaacagttTCAATACATTTGTTTCTTTGATGCATATTTAAAgcgtaaatatttttataatattattttaatttataaaaatactatttaacataaataataaatataaaaaatatagaaaaataatattaaaagtattgTGTTAGCTTTGGCTCTGGAttcagtaaaataaaattatgagaccCATAAAAAAACTCACGTGTAACCACTTATGtatgttaaataaatcatcaaCAACTCCGAGGTTATGGGTTCAAGAATTTGTCAatatttgtcttattttatgtaatatttattgtaatgtTCTTAATGATATATATTGATGCGTCGATCGAATCAacatattgtttaatttattaagatattaatgtacttatgtatataattatcattcaGAAAATCCAAGGGGAACTAAAGTATGCGCGATCATTTTTATAACTTCAATTTCCATTAGTACTAAAACTAAATCACTTAATCCTAGCAAATATATTATGAGAAATTGATGAGTGTTAATTTcgtaaatttattaatgaacATATAGTTTTATACAAggttacaataataataatattttattaccattgagcaaaaaatatattatttctcacttaagtaataatttgtatgtactaaattatattttttttattaataaacgAGTAGGAATTCATACCCAACTCCTCGTCTAAACAGACACTGCATGTTAAGAAaagggaatatatatatatatatatatatatatatatatattctagtGGAAATTCTGTTGTACGAATTGAACTTCAAAATTGAATTGGTTATCAGAAAACtcaagttgatttttttaggAATCTTAAAACATGCAtctttgtttatgttttcatttttaattttttaaaatagtaattaaattaaaaatatatttatttgtacttattttttttaagaatatattaatttaatataagacacaatatcattaattaattcaaacataccaATTGAGTCATTATTAACATACTTACAACAAGAtcaaatgaagaaagaaacttatatatatatatatatatatatattctagtGGAAATTCTGTTGTACGAATTGAACTTCAAAATTGAATTGGTTATCAGAAAACtcaagttgatttttttaggAATCTTAAAACATGCAtctttgtttatgttttcatttttaattttttaaaatagtaattaaattaaaaatatatttatttgtacttattttttttaagaatatattaatttaatataagacacaatatcattaattaattcaaacataccaATTGAGTCATTATTAACATACTTACAACAAGAtcaaatgaagaaagaaacttAATGAAACTACGAGATTATAATATTCAGtatttttactcttttttcaagaaataaatgaatatttttaaatcaatcaacatattataatatccaatatgcaatatattaatatttataaattaaccaACAAATGGTCAAagcaaataaagaattaaacaatGCTACTAAAAACTAGACTAAATATCTATATTCATATAACTAAAtatctaatacttttatttaatcacTTATTTCATAGTAGACAAATTAGTGAACtacaagaaattataattaaaacattcgctaataattaataaaatttataaacaaattatagaatcaagcaaaataattacagagacaattatagaaaatagaaatcccaatatatatactttttgaaaaattttaatttggaccCAATTCGATTAAATCTGAATCAATCATATTAGAATAATTAGTGTACttacagttaaaaaaaaatagacaaaccCCATAACAAGTAGTccttttgtaattgatttgaacTTTTCATTCTCCATATATCTAACAGATATAGCAGAGAATCTTCAATTAAATCCCACAACTGTCTCCATAACTTTTGAGAACCCTTTCTCAACCTGCTCGGAGAGAGAGATGAAACCCTCATAATTAACACCATAATAATGGTGATTAAAGAAGTAATCAAAATGAACTTAATaggaaaaaagattaattaatagatgcattgtatattataatgaatatGATAGTAGGATAATGATCAAGAAACCAAGAGTGCGTATCTTACATATCTCCAACTCCAACTCAAGAACTACTCTCAAACCCTAGACagattatactaattaatgcTGCATGCGACTGTTCAAACCTTCATTAATCACGCTAATGACGCCATTACTCATCATGCATTCCAACCAAAAGCgctaaaacacacacacaacgaATTGCAAATAAAACCTACGTACGTAAAAACTAAACAAGCTGATGatgaatcaatcaatcaatcaaatatCGAAAGGCCCGTTTGGCTCCAGCTGTCTGCATATAGCGATGTACGTGAGGAAGAGCACGCGATCTTTCGCCCCCGTGCGGTGATTCCTGGTGTGCTTGCAGAACCACTTGAGCTGATCCAGTGTGCAGCACCCCAGCATTTCACCCAGGAACAGAAACAGCCAGTTCATTGTTCGTTTCTTCTCGGAGATGACAGGCTTGGCGCTGTTGTCTTCCTTGCAGAGCCTGCATCTGGGGAGGGTGGGGTTCATCCACGATTTTGGGGCTCGCTGGCACATGATGAACTTGTTTTCAGCCACGTACGACGCCACTTTGAAGAACCTCTGCCGCAGATCGAAATTCAATGTGTCTAGACGCTCGCATTTCTTGCACTGGACCAAGCCGCTGATACTGAAGATTTGCTTCGAGATCAAGTAACTCATCGTGTGCACGGTGGCGCGGTCTTCGGTGGACCAGGGGAACGCCGGCGTGATTTTCTCGTCTCGTGGGGCTCTGGAAGGGGTCCGCCGCCTGCGCGGCTGACGTGAGGAGGAAGCCACGACGGGGGAAGGCGATCCGCCGCCTGAGGTATCTCCAGGAACATCATTAGTATTGTTTGGCGGAGAGTTGATAACAACCGTCGGCCGTGGCGGAGGTAGTCTTCGTACTAGTGGCGCCGGCGGAGGAGGAGAGTGGTGGCGTTCGGAGGAGCTGTTACGGGGTAGAGTAgtaggaggaggaggaggaggaggtgtAGTAGTAGCAGTAGGGAACAAAGAAAGGGTCAAGaaatcatcatcttcttcatcagAAGAAGGGTAGTTTCTTGGGATCGACAAATCGCGGTCGTTGAGCTTTCTCCTTTTGTCCATTCGACGGTGGCTATTGTCCATCTCTTTTTGCACTAGTGTAGAGAGCAGAGTAGGGCAAAGGTGAATAAGtaagagagacagagagagagagagagag comes from Sesamum indicum cultivar Zhongzhi No. 13 linkage group LG10, S_indicum_v1.0, whole genome shotgun sequence and encodes:
- the LOC105172978 gene encoding formin BNI1; translation: MDNSHRRMDKRRKLNDRDLSIPRNYPSSDEEDDDFLTLSLFPTATTTPPPPPPPTTLPRNSSSERHHSPPPPAPLVRRLPPPRPTVVINSPPNNTNDVPGDTSGGGSPSPVVASSSRQPRRRRTPSRAPRDEKITPAFPWSTEDRATVHTMSYLISKQIFSISGLVQCKKCERLDTLNFDLRQRFFKVASYVAENKFIMCQRAPKSWMNPTLPRCRLCKEDNSAKPVISEKKRTMNWLFLFLGEMLGCCTLDQLKWFCKHTRNHRTGAKDRVLFLTYIAICRQLEPNGPFDI